One region of Chryseobacterium sp. SORGH_AS_0447 genomic DNA includes:
- a CDS encoding TonB-dependent receptor, which yields MNVRISRSLGMVAVLYFTANFSAQNTKNDTLPKEQKIEEVVMIGYGTQKKSNVTGAISSIKASDIEAIPAGKPEQVLQGRAAGVNVVSNSGQPGASASVRVRGITSYNSNNDPLWVVDGIVVDGIGWLNQSDIESIEVLKDGASSAIYGVSAARGVILVTTKKGKRGRLNLSYNGFYGVSNASRKLDLLNATQYATVINEGLTNDGSPARFQNPASFGTGTDWQDIIFSSAERQNHEVSVQGGNEKSTFYGSFGYYDQSGIVMRDISYYKRLTARINSTHKVTEWLTLGQTFAYTNQKNQGINANGEFGGPLSSAVNLDPITQAVITDMSTVNSALYSNPNIVRDPNGNPYGISPYVNQEMSNPLAFKYTQLGNRNWSDDFIGNVFAEVRFLNDFTFKSSLNGKKAYWGSQNFTPLFYLNPNYSNLVNNSLNRTTQTKFEWSMENTLNWQKKFGDHNFNALVGTGYYDYNIGYGQSVTYTNLPISSYEAASFNFYTPTENRTVDAWDNVEWNKASYFGRLIYDYKNKYLFTGTLRYDGSSVFGPEYHWGVFPAFSLGWNVEKENFWPQNNVINTLKLRGGYGTLGNDGIGTFNFASFYVAGANYTNGNGTVMPGYYPSGLANPYLKWETTTQTNIAADMKLFKDFTLTVDVYNKKTKDILRSIQIPGYIGVTGNAIANAGDMENRGVEVELGYKKTWNDLSVSFNGNVAYNKNKVLSLINGQEYEDRASFQSMGPIQRIVPGESYNSFYGFRTLGVFQNQAQIDSYVNANGQLYQSNAKPGDFIWADANGDGVISDLDKVNLGNSIPKFNFGATVNINYKNWDLMVFGQGAAGHKIFQGLRRLDILDANYQTKILDRWTGEGSTNENPRLTRNDPNKNYSRLSDWYLQKGDYFRIKLVTLGYTLPQNIAQNIGASKVRFFVTGENLFTFTKYTGYDPEIAAGDSYGIDRAFYPQAKTFMFGANITF from the coding sequence ATGAATGTAAGAATATCTAGGAGTTTAGGGATGGTTGCAGTGCTCTATTTTACTGCAAATTTCAGTGCCCAGAACACAAAGAACGACACGCTTCCAAAAGAGCAGAAAATCGAGGAAGTCGTAATGATCGGTTACGGTACCCAGAAGAAGAGTAACGTAACGGGAGCAATTTCCAGTATCAAGGCCAGTGACATTGAAGCTATTCCTGCAGGTAAGCCGGAACAGGTGCTTCAGGGTAGGGCCGCAGGGGTAAATGTTGTCTCCAACTCGGGCCAACCAGGGGCATCAGCCAGTGTTCGTGTGCGAGGTATTACGAGTTACAATTCAAACAATGATCCTCTATGGGTCGTGGATGGTATTGTGGTAGATGGTATTGGCTGGTTAAATCAATCAGACATTGAAAGTATTGAAGTATTAAAAGATGGAGCATCATCTGCAATCTATGGAGTATCAGCAGCAAGAGGGGTTATTTTGGTTACAACAAAAAAAGGAAAAAGAGGAAGACTTAACCTGTCTTACAATGGCTTTTACGGAGTTAGCAATGCATCGAGAAAACTTGATCTTTTAAATGCTACTCAGTACGCCACGGTAATCAATGAAGGACTTACTAATGACGGCAGCCCTGCAAGATTTCAAAACCCTGCTTCTTTTGGTACGGGTACAGACTGGCAAGACATCATTTTTAGTTCTGCGGAAAGACAAAATCACGAAGTAAGCGTTCAGGGTGGAAATGAAAAATCTACATTCTATGGATCTTTCGGCTATTATGATCAGTCAGGAATTGTAATGAGAGACATTTCTTATTACAAGAGACTTACTGCCAGAATAAATTCGACGCATAAAGTAACTGAATGGTTGACATTGGGTCAAACTTTTGCCTATACCAATCAGAAAAATCAAGGTATTAATGCCAATGGCGAATTTGGAGGGCCATTAAGTTCTGCAGTAAATTTAGATCCAATTACACAGGCTGTTATTACTGACATGTCAACAGTAAATTCTGCCTTATACTCAAATCCCAATATTGTAAGAGATCCAAACGGTAACCCTTATGGAATTTCTCCATATGTGAATCAAGAAATGTCAAATCCTCTTGCGTTTAAATATACACAGCTTGGAAACCGTAATTGGTCCGATGATTTTATCGGAAACGTTTTTGCGGAAGTTAGATTTTTAAATGATTTCACATTCAAATCATCCTTAAACGGTAAAAAAGCCTATTGGGGAAGTCAGAATTTTACACCATTATTTTATTTAAATCCGAACTATAGCAATTTGGTCAATAACAGTTTAAACAGAACGACCCAGACCAAATTTGAATGGAGTATGGAGAATACATTAAATTGGCAGAAAAAATTCGGGGATCACAATTTTAATGCATTGGTTGGAACAGGGTATTATGATTACAATATCGGGTATGGCCAGTCTGTAACCTATACCAATTTACCGATCAGCAGCTATGAAGCCGCTTCGTTCAATTTTTACACTCCTACAGAAAACCGCACAGTAGATGCATGGGATAATGTTGAATGGAATAAAGCATCTTATTTCGGACGATTAATTTATGATTATAAGAATAAATATTTATTCACAGGAACATTAAGATACGATGGTTCTTCAGTTTTTGGACCGGAATATCATTGGGGAGTATTTCCTGCATTCTCATTAGGTTGGAATGTTGAGAAGGAAAACTTTTGGCCACAAAATAATGTTATTAATACATTAAAGCTTAGAGGAGGCTACGGAACTTTAGGTAACGATGGTATTGGGACATTCAATTTTGCCAGCTTTTATGTAGCAGGAGCGAATTATACCAATGGAAACGGTACAGTAATGCCAGGATACTATCCAAGTGGTCTTGCGAATCCATACCTTAAATGGGAAACAACAACGCAAACCAACATAGCAGCAGATATGAAACTGTTCAAAGACTTTACTTTAACAGTTGATGTATACAATAAAAAAACAAAAGATATCCTTCGTTCAATACAGATTCCGGGATATATAGGTGTCACAGGAAATGCAATAGCTAATGCGGGTGATATGGAAAACCGAGGAGTTGAAGTAGAACTGGGTTACAAAAAAACATGGAATGATCTTTCGGTTTCATTTAATGGTAATGTGGCTTACAATAAAAACAAAGTTCTTTCTCTTATTAACGGCCAGGAATATGAAGATAGAGCCAGTTTCCAATCTATGGGACCGATCCAAAGAATTGTTCCCGGAGAATCGTATAATAGCTTCTATGGCTTTAGAACATTAGGTGTATTTCAGAATCAGGCACAGATCGATTCTTATGTAAATGCTAACGGACAGTTGTATCAATCTAATGCTAAACCTGGTGACTTTATATGGGCAGATGCTAATGGAGATGGAGTGATTTCAGATCTGGACAAAGTAAATTTAGGAAACTCTATCCCGAAGTTTAATTTTGGTGCTACTGTAAACATAAATTACAAAAACTGGGACTTAATGGTTTTCGGCCAAGGCGCTGCAGGACACAAGATCTTTCAGGGCTTGAGAAGATTGGATATCCTGGATGCCAATTATCAAACCAAGATTCTTGATAGATGGACCGGAGAAGGTTCCACTAATGAAAATCCAAGACTGACAAGAAATGACCCGAATAAAAATTATTCCAGACTTTCAGACTGGTATCTGCAAAAAGGAGACTATTTCAGAATTAAGCTTGTAACCTTAGGATATACGTTACCTCAAAACATTGCTCAAAATATTGGTGCCAGCAAAGTTCGGTTCTTTGTTACGGGAGAAAACTTATTTACCTTTACGAAATATACAGGTTACGATCCTGAAATTGCAGCAGGGGATTCTTATGGTATAGACAGGGCTTTTTATCCACAGGCCAAAACATTTATGTTCGGTGCCAATATAACTTTCTAA
- a CDS encoding NUDIX domain-containing protein, whose amino-acid sequence MKINNEKNKETLQELIDTKDFVAHVSVDCTIFGFHNNILKVLLLKYHDLDLWSLPGGFVFNDEDLREAAARVLYERTHLKDIFLKQFHTFGRIDRTENNVHQILLRNKGVEVPKDHWIFQRFITVGYCSLIDFSMANTFPDAFNESCEWFEVDKLPKMAFDHDRIIETGLEYLRMNINTEVAASNLLPEKFTMKDLQLLYETILNEKFRRNNFQRKILSLNILERLEKLYDGSANKAPYLYKFKNRIYNPTNQYPISNDAEE is encoded by the coding sequence ATGAAAATCAATAACGAAAAAAACAAGGAAACCCTTCAGGAACTCATTGATACAAAGGACTTTGTAGCACACGTGTCTGTAGACTGCACCATATTTGGTTTTCATAACAACATCCTGAAAGTTTTGCTGCTGAAGTATCACGATCTCGATCTGTGGTCGCTACCGGGCGGTTTTGTCTTCAATGACGAAGACCTCCGTGAAGCTGCTGCCCGTGTTTTATACGAAAGAACGCATCTTAAAGATATTTTCCTGAAACAGTTCCATACTTTCGGAAGGATCGACCGGACCGAAAATAATGTCCACCAGATCCTCCTCAGAAATAAAGGGGTTGAAGTTCCGAAAGACCACTGGATTTTCCAGCGATTCATTACAGTGGGTTACTGCAGCCTCATCGACTTTTCCATGGCCAATACGTTTCCCGATGCCTTCAACGAGAGCTGTGAATGGTTTGAGGTAGATAAGCTTCCTAAAATGGCATTCGACCACGACCGAATTATCGAAACGGGTCTGGAATACCTGAGGATGAACATCAATACCGAAGTGGCAGCCAGCAACCTGCTCCCCGAAAAGTTTACGATGAAAGATCTTCAGTTGCTTTACGAGACGATATTGAATGAAAAGTTCAGAAGAAACAACTTCCAACGTAAGATACTGAGCCTGAATATTCTGGAGAGATTGGAAAAACTGTATGACGGTTCAGCAAATAAAGCGCCGTATCTGTATAAGTTTAAAAACAGAATTTACAATCCCACCAACCAGTACCCTATTTCCAATGATGCGGAAGAATGA
- a CDS encoding acyl-CoA dehydrogenase family protein, translating into MSYYSLTSIPDYYGIDALLTEEHKLIRQSVRDWVEGFVMPQIDQAAQNHTDIPNLMKELGQIGALGPYIPVEYGGSGLDQISYGLIMQELERGDSAVRSAASVQSSLVMFPINEFGSEEQKKKYLPQLAAGEMIGSFGLTEPNHGSDPSSMETNFKDMGDHYLLNGAKMWITNSPLCDIAVVWAKNEEGKVQGLIVERGMEGFTTPETHNKWSLRASKTGELVFNNVKVPKENLLPGVTGLKGPLSCLNSARYGISWGVIGAAIDCYCTAVQYSKERKQFGKPIGSYQLQQKKLAEFLTEITKAQLLCLQLGNLKNEHKATPAQISMAKRNNVKMAIDIARESRQILGGMGIMGEFPMMRHAANLESVITYEGTHDVHLLITGLDITGINAF; encoded by the coding sequence ATGTCATATTATTCCCTTACCAGCATCCCCGATTATTACGGTATCGATGCTTTACTTACCGAAGAACATAAGCTTATCCGGCAGTCCGTAAGAGACTGGGTGGAAGGTTTTGTAATGCCGCAGATTGATCAGGCCGCCCAAAACCATACCGACATTCCCAATTTGATGAAAGAACTCGGACAGATCGGTGCTTTGGGACCTTACATCCCTGTAGAGTACGGTGGTTCCGGGCTCGACCAGATCTCTTACGGGCTGATCATGCAGGAGCTGGAAAGAGGAGATTCTGCTGTACGTTCCGCAGCGTCGGTGCAGAGCTCGCTGGTAATGTTTCCAATTAACGAATTCGGTTCTGAAGAACAGAAGAAAAAATATTTACCGCAACTGGCTGCCGGTGAAATGATCGGTTCGTTCGGACTGACGGAGCCCAATCATGGATCCGATCCGAGTTCAATGGAAACGAATTTTAAAGATATGGGTGACCATTATCTCCTGAACGGCGCCAAAATGTGGATCACGAATTCCCCGCTTTGCGATATTGCCGTAGTCTGGGCTAAAAATGAGGAAGGTAAAGTTCAGGGGCTTATCGTGGAAAGAGGCATGGAAGGTTTTACTACTCCAGAAACCCATAACAAATGGAGTTTAAGGGCTTCCAAAACTGGAGAATTGGTTTTCAATAATGTGAAAGTTCCTAAAGAAAACCTGCTTCCGGGTGTAACGGGCTTAAAAGGACCTTTATCCTGTTTAAACTCGGCCAGATACGGAATTTCCTGGGGCGTGATCGGAGCGGCGATCGATTGCTACTGCACCGCAGTTCAGTATTCCAAAGAAAGAAAACAGTTTGGAAAGCCGATCGGATCTTACCAGCTTCAACAGAAAAAGCTGGCTGAGTTCTTAACGGAAATTACCAAAGCGCAATTGCTTTGTTTACAGTTGGGTAACCTTAAAAACGAACACAAAGCAACGCCGGCGCAGATTTCAATGGCCAAAAGAAACAATGTAAAAATGGCGATCGATATTGCTAGAGAATCCCGCCAGATCCTTGGAGGAATGGGCATTATGGGAGAATTCCCGATGATGAGGCACGCCGCCAACCTGGAATC
- a CDS encoding sugar MFS transporter, which yields MVLNCMGIVILQLSEAKITYDKLGFLESFKDIPIAFISLFAVNFISKTGTKKSLILALTIVGICSLILPFVEVFWFYKVWFAIIGTCFALGKICVFGMIRNNISDEKSLAKTMNSVEASFMIGIFVVNIGFGWLISSRFSEFWKFGFLSISVLSGIAIFLFSRLKISEPAKTEQKNVFREVSSLINPLLITFLAVIFFIVFIEQSFNSWLPSFYKNHLKVNSFFALQASSFLALFSYIGRTITANVIQRFSLSKYYILCLSLIVLVLIVIIGIQFADADDSRTLLFLFPIIGLFLSPLYPVVNSKMIASIDKAKANLFTSLIVIFSSLGSSVSSIVMALLFGNQLLNFYSVYILFAVSVLFIISLIYFRFADQKI from the coding sequence ATGGTGCTAAACTGCATGGGCATTGTAATCCTTCAACTTTCGGAAGCAAAAATCACCTATGATAAACTGGGTTTTCTGGAGTCATTTAAAGATATTCCGATTGCTTTTATTTCACTTTTTGCAGTAAATTTTATAAGTAAGACCGGAACTAAAAAATCACTGATCCTAGCTTTAACAATTGTTGGCATTTGTTCACTTATTTTACCGTTTGTAGAGGTATTTTGGTTTTATAAAGTATGGTTTGCCATCATCGGGACCTGTTTTGCTCTGGGGAAAATTTGTGTTTTCGGGATGATTAGGAATAATATTTCGGATGAAAAATCGCTTGCAAAAACTATGAATAGTGTAGAAGCATCATTCATGATCGGCATTTTTGTCGTCAATATCGGGTTCGGCTGGCTGATCTCCAGTCGGTTTTCGGAATTTTGGAAATTTGGGTTTTTATCAATTTCCGTTTTGTCGGGAATCGCGATATTTTTATTTTCCAGGCTTAAGATTTCAGAGCCTGCAAAAACAGAACAGAAAAATGTATTCAGAGAAGTTTCCAGCTTAATCAATCCTCTGCTTATCACATTTCTGGCCGTCATCTTCTTTATTGTATTTATAGAACAGAGCTTCAACTCCTGGCTGCCTTCGTTTTATAAAAATCATCTTAAAGTCAATTCTTTTTTTGCCCTTCAGGCTTCATCATTCCTGGCTTTGTTTTCCTATATCGGAAGAACGATTACGGCCAATGTGATCCAAAGGTTTTCCTTATCGAAATATTATATTCTGTGCCTGTCGCTTATTGTTCTGGTGCTTATTGTAATTATCGGAATTCAGTTTGCCGATGCAGATGATTCCAGAACTTTATTGTTTCTTTTCCCAATAATCGGGCTGTTCCTGTCACCACTCTATCCGGTAGTTAATTCAAAGATGATTGCCAGTATTGACAAGGCTAAAGCGAATCTTTTTACTTCGCTGATTGTTATTTTTTCTTCACTGGGCAGCTCGGTAAGTTCTATTGTGATGGCTTTGCTTTTCGGAAATCAGCTTCTTAATTTTTATTCAGTCTATATTTTATTTGCAGTGTCTGTACTCTTTATTATTAGCTTAATTTATTTTAGATTTGCAGATCAAAAAATTTAG